The Sorex araneus isolate mSorAra2 chromosome X, mSorAra2.pri, whole genome shotgun sequence DNA segment AATTGATTCTGAGGTGCAGAATTCTACAAATGTGCCAACCTGTGTTGAATGAGTTGCAAATGTGTCTAGATAATAACCAAATGGAACTTCTTCCTGATTATTAGACCCATATACCCTTATTCCTCTATAGCTTTTGTttagtgttttggggccacacacagtggtcctcagggtttacttttggctctgaattcagagatcactcctggtgggctgaagggataagtggtgccagagatcgaatccaggttgaccaccTAGAAGGCAAGagtctgcctgctgtgctatcactcagccacACACACCCTCATCCATGatctcttcccttttttcctctgAAGCAAGATTCAGTGTATACTCAAAAGTGGTGCTTTTGACTTGCTCACCGAAAGCCACATACAACAAAATTGGTAAAATACTTAACTAGgtattaataagaaaattattattcacACAAATGAACAATACATAagttagtaaaatataaaagtttattgtTAAGCTGGTATAGGAATAGTTAAAGTAAAAAAAGTCCAGTATATGTagacaataaaaatatgtaatataaattagACCACTAACCATCATATTTGTTTTGTATGCTTGGTATGAAAAATGTCCACTGTTGTTTCATAACATGGTCTTAAATCAAGATCACAATATCCAAGGGAAAATTGACCCTAAGAAAATAAGAGGTTTTTCAAAATAAGGAGAACAAAACCATTTTGTAAAAATAGTACAAGAAGAGTACTACACAATCATTATAGGCCTTATCTTACCTGGGGCTTCTTAAAATAATCAAGTCCCCTTCCAATCTTAATTATCCATCCATTGTTGAACCTATTTAAATACATACATAGCATGATATTCCAGACACCTGACACAAGCAATCATAAAGCCAAATTCAATCACAGTAAAATCTCCCCCTAAGTGCAAGGATGCGCCAACATCTGCAtatcaattaatgtaatatgcCACCGCagcaaaaagattaaaaattattatattaataaatgctGGGGGGGGAACCTTAACTAGATTTAATAtccatttatctttaatttttcgtTTCTGTTGATGCTCAGTGTaccttctagcagtgctcaagggactagaTGAGGTTCTAGGGatagagcccaggttggctgtgtgcaaggcacatgccctacctactgtactatcgctctaacccccactttttatttatttattttttttttgctttttgggtcacacccagcgatgctcaggggtcactcctggctctgcactcaggaaccacccctggccatgctcaggggaccatatgggatgctgggaattgaacccaggtcggccgcgagcaagacaaagaccctacctgctgtgctatcgctccagccccactttttatttctttttcttgcctaatttgaTTAACTTTACCAAAACCTGTTTATTTTACATACCCTTCTATTATTCCAAGTATTAAGGGAAAAGCTTTCTGTTTTTCATCACTGACTTTGGTATTCGCTGTAGTTTTGTTATATATGGTCTTTATTATGTTGAGATAAGTTCCTTTCAAATTTTAACCATTTTTGAAACAAATCATGACTGGGAGCTGAAGCACCAGCacagtgatccctggcatccgcagatgtaattcctgaatgcagagccaggaataacccggagcatcactgggtgtggctccaaaataaaaacaaactggaaCAGGAGATAAAAGGAATCTAGATTGTAAAAAACTATAACAGATCTGTGTTATAGATGGACAACCCATAAGAAACTActagaaataatgatttttagtAAAAGCAGTAGGATACAAAACCCAATATATATACTCTGTTGCATTTGTATATATAAGCAATGAATTAGatgaaaggtaaaataaaattcatttacaaTGGGAAAAGAGGGCAAAAAAAAGATCCAATCTGACAAAGGGGATGAAAGACATATACATCGAAAACTGAAAGACATTCCATGTTTGAGGGATGGAAGAACATGACTGAACATTATTACAATAGCTATCTTACCCAATTCAGACCCTATTTAAAAAACCAATAGCATTTTTAAAGTTAACAAATAGTTCTAAAAGTGTATGGAGCCACAAAAAACACTCAACAGCCAAAACAATTTTGCGAGAAGAGAAAACTGCAAGCGTCACATTCCCTGACTTcaaaaaaatagtacaaaataataataatttaagtagCGTGGTACTGGAAATAACAGACATGCTGGCCAATAAACAGAATCGAGAACCTAAAATAAATCCACACATATAGGGACAAAGGAACCATATAAGGAAAAGCTGCTTTAACATCTGTTGCAAAATCTGGACATCcacttaccccccacccccgaaataATTATGTAGATCCCTATCTAATAATATCACacataaaaattaactcaaaatggattaaccaCTGGTTATCAGCGCTGAAGCCATAAAATAGAAGGTAACACAGGTCTAAGATTTCAACATCAGAGACTTCACtggcaaaggaaacaaagcaaaaataaacaaatggaactatatcaaactaaaaagatTTGCAATGGCTAAAACAAAAGACACTCTACTAAATGAAAACTATTTGCACCCTACACATCTGACAGAAAGCTACTAAGATCTAGAAAGCGTTTGCAGAACTCAGCATCAAAaaacaaccctatcaaaaaaatggggtgaggggTTGTACAAACACTTCCTCAAATAAAGCGTAAACATGCCCAAGAGGCATATGAAAATGTATTTACCATCACTGATGatctgggagatgcaaatcaaaatgacagtgagatagAACCTCACaagtgagaatggcctatatgAAAACCAAGGATAGCAAAGACacagtgaaaaaggaacccttcttcactgctggttggactGTGTCTGGTTCCGAATCTACATTAAACAGATGGAGATTtctcaagaaatttaaaataaaattgaaactttATACCGCAGTGTTGGAGTTGCTCTTGGCACAGCTCCCTGATAACCTAGACTGTtctgccatatgggcaagatactctctgtagcttgccaggttctccgagaggggcggagaaatcgaatccgggttagccgtgtgcaaagcggatgccctacctgctgtgctatcactccagcccaccctcaaacacaaaaacattaattcaaaaagatatacgCCCATCTCTATTTACtgtagcactatttataataactaagagctaaaaacaacccaaatgtccaataacaGGTGAATGGATTGTGATTTTATGTATGTATCCATAtagtatatacataatatatatacgcACATATTTATACACACTTAAAACACTCACAGTGGAATACTTAACTGTAATAAAAGATGCAGTCCTACCTTCTGCCTCAGCGTGGATGGAATGAGaagcaatccctggcactgcatacccTCTGCTCAAGCACCGCCAAGGTAgtcccaggcccccaggccctccAGCAATGCTGGCTAtaccccagttaaaaaaaaaagagctgtggTACATATACCCACTGAATACTACTCTATTAGAAGGGATGAAATTGTGCTCTTTGGGATTAAATGGATGGATCCTGAGGAGATTATACTAAATGAAGTAAAAGTGACAAGATGGTTTTATTCATTATGGAATGTAAAATACTAAATCATATGAACTGGCAAAAAACAACACAACTATCAATATTACATGAAAACTATAGTGGTTATCAGGGAGAAAGCagaaggtgggtgggaggaatgggtagggattttttttttagtggtgggaTGGTAACTGGAATTTGGTGGTAAGCACGGTGATAAGTGCTAAATATGGTGAtaatcccaagcacagagctgggagttgccTCACAAGCATGGCCCCGTGCCCACATCAGCACCCTACTGAATACTGTAAGTTAATCATCAAAAACAGGAGTGGGATAAAAATGGTAAGACTGAGGGGGATAAAATTCTCCTAGGGAAGAACTCCCTTCTTCCAGTGGCATAAGTTGAACCAAACCTAGACTCACTCATGCTTTATCTTTGGTAAAATGAGAGAAACTAGCAACCGATCTGATTAGCTGAtacagagattaaaaataaatactgaatttCAGCTTGCTGATAAAACGTGTTCCcatggataattttttaaaatcttgctaATTCAAGTGATTTCAAAATATCCTGTGGGGGTTTTGAGAAGCACCCTACCCAGACATGGGGATGTCGACAAAGAACACTGGATCCTGGACTTCACCCAAAGTGGTTGCACTTTCATGTTCTTTGCATTTCAACTGTGTATTACACCTTAGGGTGCTAACACCAAACAAATGACAGCCACTGTGTTAACAAAACAATTTTGCCTTAAAATTATAGCACACTGCCCTGTATATAGGGCAGAGTGTCAGAAGTAAAATCACACAAATACATattaatttctctggaaaaggAGAGCATCCcaatttatattgtatatataagcTGAATACACAGAAAATTACTTCCTCTTCTAACATGACTACAGGTCAAAATAAATCTGATTTCTCTCTGTAAAAATgaatactaatttttattttaaaattaaatttaagtatatgcaatcataaaattttaacttaagagaaataaaagtatatgtgTAATCACAGAAGGGAGCATGCGGCAGCTGTGCTACATGTCTCCCGCCTCCCGAGTTCAGTAGTCTCATGctgtttcccccaccccagggaagtCGATAGCGTTGGGCCGGCGAAGGAAagaggaccaaactggttgctgattagttactgtttattcaatctttcgtctTGCACttttccttcctagctcctcattcctccaccccagctctctggattctgctcccCCTTCACAGGTCTCTCCCCCTACTATTCTCTCAcctccttgccctctgggccccactcagtctggtagcaaaatcaacatgagaaagccATTCCTGAGGGCCCATCAGGCTCacaggaaacaccacctagatgtattccaaagtccttcctgagcacctgcaggaaaaatacctcttaaggtgtttttctcttttcctcagtccaagaactccatcagcatcttaatactagttattttgtagggacatagtaagagatacattgaggcttgtagggcagttctcctggcaacatctttccacagactacagcactcaggccagattaattattcctaaccctagcagggtccaaatctagttattactttttggatcatgacagcatttgtctatgaccaagctcttaacttacagttaagcattaggcactttggccaggcccatctccatgccagggtagcacataactcaccgcttgccctggggtCCGCCCCGTCTCTCGGTTGGACCTTgattttgaggtgctaggaagtaagggcaactgaggcttaggtctagagaacagagatgcccaggaggaaaatatcatatcatgtagagtcaaaagactcccaggttacaaagtaTAACATTTGCtacaagtcttcctgtgcccatacaaaaggacttggctctgaataaactatgcaaaggactcaaggagaatgGGAATTCAGAATTCAGAATGGGAAttcagaggaatgggagcactgtgatgagaacaacccaaataaacctaaactacctgaggctatgttatcctacaaatataTTGTAGCTGTGTAATAATATTACCATGTACTAACCTAATTTCTCGGTCATGTATTGAAGAGGAGTATTCTAATTCCAATAGCACTCCATACTTACGGagtgattcttttatttcttccaggCCACTCTGCTGCATTCTCTCATTGCCCTGCGTAGAAAACCATATTTTCTTCATCAgttattacttttaatttattcctaAACTATGCAATGTATATCATAGATGAAGTAAAATGAGAAGGTTCTGTGTCACTTTCGATGTCTATTGTCTCAAAGAACCTTAACTTTTATAtacttaaatgaataaaatttaagagcaactgaccaaaaaaacaaatgggtatttttttctaatatgtttTCATTCTACTGCTTAAGTATTTAGATATAGCTGTCTACTCAAATTAATcctgaaaatattaattatttagaaGGATTCTTCTGAGTCAAAATCAAGAAAGGGAGGCCTACTAACATGCTGTGACTCTCAGAAGGCCAATTTAGTAATCAACAAAGATACCATGATGGGCAAAGAAGAGATTGTGAATACTATAGTGTATCATCACTCCCATGAACATCCAAGAGTTTCATGTGACAAACTATTTGAATAGGAGTTCAGCAAACATGTCAGATCCAAGGAAGAACAtcctaaaaccaaaaacattttaTCAAGACAGTTCTTGCTGCCTAAATAGGGAGAtggggaagtgcctgccatagaggtggactGGGACAGAGTggaggaggacaggagggaacctggggatattggtggctgGAAATGTACagtgatgaagggacaggtgttcaaacattgtatgattgcaacccaatcatgaacaactttgtaactgtaaatcTCATCGGgatttaaattaaaacaacaaaaaagatattttatgccTACTGTCAGATACTTACTACAGCCAGAGATGTGAGAAGATGGATAGTTTTTACTTTACATGGTTTCTTAATAAGCATCTCACAAAATCGAAGAAAGTTATACAGCTGAAAGACATCAGGATGGATTGGTTATTACTAACCCAGGAATGGTAAAtaacatttcattatattttagtaCATTCTCACCTGATGCGACTGTCGAATATAAGGATCTTCTACCCAAACTTCTGTAACTGTTTCATTAAGATATTCCTGAAAAAGTGACTCATAGCTGAAACCTGTTGCATTCTCTTCTATTTTAATTTGCTTGTGGTATTTTCCATCTACAAAATACAAGCTTCAATTGAAAAACCAGTGgacatgcattttctttttaaagtcactTATTTATGCATAGTGTGTTACGTAGTTATTGATCAGGATTAGATATATGTTAATGTTTTAAAACTCCTTCCAATTCAGCATACATTTACTGAATGCATTCTATATACCAGACACACTAAAAGGTGCTATACATATTGAAATAAGGCAAACCACTCCATAAGGCATTTCTGCCTTCATGGAACATAGACAAGAGGAATGGCAAAATCCAGAGATTTACTGAAACAGTTCACAAGCTAAATACTGTATGCCAGGCACTTTAATCAAGAGAAAACTGCATGTATAAAGATATCTGGTATTTCTGTCACCATGAATAGTAGCTATCCAGTCCTCTTATCTTGCTAAAGTAAGAAACGTACAAATGCAGTTTAGAATTTGTCATGTAATATCTGtcatatccagtagtgctcaggagtacccctgatggtgctaagGGCACAGTGCTGAGGGGACTTCTGTACTGAggattcaaatctgggtcagcaggatacaaggcaggtgccataacctctgtactatctctccagctccatagaTGGGATTTTAAGCAGAAATTTACTGCATTCCTTTATAACCCAAGCCAGGACTAATATGCCACAAGTGAAGAACATAGTTTCACTGATTATGTTCATTCAAAACACATTatcagagatttttctttttttctctggcaacaggttggagcgatagtacagctggtagggtgtttggccttgcacacagccgacccaggttcgattcctccatccctctcggagagcctggcaagctaccgagagtatcccgcccgcacagacggcagagcctggcaagctacccgtggcgtatccaatatgccaaaaacagtaacaagtctcataatagagacgttactggtgcacacttgagcaaatcgatgaacaacgggacgacagtgctagagtacTCTCTGgcaacatccagctgtgctcagggtttattcctggctcaggaatcactcctgatggggcttgggggaacatatgactgaacctgggtcagctacatgcaaggcaagtgtcctacccactgtattgtcttaTACTGGTAGTTCTTAATTTATGTGGAGGCTGCACTTTTAAATATTGCTTAAATACCACTGTTTTGGATTCTGTTCCCAATATTTCCACTGATAAAATTTAAGTATGCATCAATTTCAagtcaatgaatttttttctttttttagaaggGTTAATTTaacacagtatttttaaaagcacacaaTACTGATAAGAGTTCATCAGTGTTTTGAAGGGAAGTTACTACATTATAGATTTCATTCAGGTGTGAAGGAAACAATTTTACTTCTACTCCCCAGTTTAGCTCAGTGGAGGAACTTCCCCAGGTTCTGTGCTGATGAAGAATACTAAGAAGGAAGGGATAGAAGGCTGCAGTAAGAATATTGCGGAAGAGCAGCTGAGGCCAAAGGTGTCAACGGCCCTTATATATGTACTATGTGAGgtcttggattcaatccccagcaaaaaagaaaaagaggaattaAGAACAGAATGTAATACTTTCCTGCACCTATGATCATTAGGAAAACAATTTCTGAAATGGCATGATTCACAACTAATTTAGAGTTTCTTTAGCTACTTTaatattttggtcacttttttaataaaggaaataCAAATAGCAATTAGTATTTACGTGCATTTTCCATTGCCGTACACAAACTGGCGCTCACACATTAGCTTCATGGGATATGTGTATTCCAGAAATTCTGCCTGCAGAATTCTGCTGCCAATTCTCAAGAGGATTGGTACTAGCTAATGTAGTGTGGATCCCTGTATCCCCAGGAATGACCACACAGACCTTTGAGGTGCCGAGGCTGAAGCCTTTGCTGAAATGTGTTCCACCACAGTATCAGTGGACATAATTCTCTGCAACAACCACTGTACCTTCTTTTTCTTGATCCaagtatttctttatattttctgctCTCTCCATGTaggtactaattttttttctgaggagaCGTTTCTGTGCATCATCTTTGGTGCCTACAAATTTAAAAAGTCTCATTAGTACAGGCATTTAAACAGTCTATTTAGCACAGGCATCAGTTCTCCGCaaattttctatcctttgacaTAATTTGCCTGTCTATAAACTAATAATCAACTCATAGTGGCTTCTTCATGCATATCCTCTTctatttgttgttgctgctgttgtttgtaggcttgtttgttttgcaccacacctgtggtgctcagggatatagTTATCCCTACTTATGTGCTTAGGAATAACTCcaggcggggatcaaaccccatgtCCATGTGCAAGACTTAATTCCTGAAGCCCCatgtgctatactattgctctgaccctcctctttctatttttgggGACAACACCTTGCTCAAGTCCTCTCTGGTTTATGCTTGGGTGAACCTCAGGCTCTTAGATGGAGAAATGGGCTCCAGCCTGTTGAAATATTTCCCCTTCTTTCGTTTTACACGAAATATCTAAAGCTCCTTGAATTAGGAATGGAGACTCTGACATCGTCTTGTCTA contains these protein-coding regions:
- the MITD1 gene encoding MIT domain-containing protein 1 isoform X2, whose amino-acid sequence is MARLRPESAAAVAIITRATELDSECKYSQALVCYQEGLDLLMQELRGTKDDAQKRLLRKKISTYMERAENIKKYLDQEKEDGKYHKQIKIEENATGFSYESLFQEYLNETVTEVWVEDPYIRQSHQLYNFLRFCEMLIKKPCKVKTIHLLTSLAVGNERMQQSGLEEIKESLRKYGVLLELEYSSSIHDREIRFNNGWIIKIGRGLDYFKKPQGQFSLGYCDLDLRPCYETTVDIFHTKHTKQI
- the MITD1 gene encoding MIT domain-containing protein 1 isoform X3, with the translated sequence MARLRPESAAAVAIITRATELDSECKYSQALVCYQEGLDLLMQELRGTKDDAQKRLLRKKISTYMERAENIKKYLDQEKEDGKYHKQIKIEENATGFSYESLFQEYLNETVTEVWVEDPYIRQSHQLYNFLRFCEMLIKKPCKVKTIHLLTSLAVGNERMQQSGLEEIKESLRKYGVLLELEYSSSIHDREIRFNNGWIIKIGRGLDYFKKPQIQVWIILNLKIFKPVLTRW
- the MITD1 gene encoding MIT domain-containing protein 1 isoform X5, producing MARLRPESAAAVAIITRATELDSECKYSQALVCYQEGLDLLMQELRGTKDDAQKRLLRKKISTYMERAENIKKYLDQEKEDGKYHKQIKIEENATGFSYESLFQEYLNETVTEVWVEDPYIRQSHQLYNFLRFCEMLIKKPCKVKTIHLLTSLAVGNERMQQSGLEEIKESLPSIAGGPGGLGLPWRCLSRGYAVPGIASHSIHAEAEGSTMDG
- the MITD1 gene encoding MIT domain-containing protein 1 isoform X4 is translated as MARLRPESAAAVAIITRATELDSECKYSQALVCYQEGLDLLMQELRGTKDDAQKRLLRKKISTYMERAENIKKYLDQEKEDGKYHKQIKIEENATGFSYESLFQEYLNETVTEVWVEDPYIRQSHQLYNFLRFCEMLIKKPCKVKTIHLLTSLAVGNERMQQSGLEEIKESLRKYGVLLELEYSSSIHDREISQHCWRAWGPGTTLAVLEQRVCSARDCFSFHPR
- the MITD1 gene encoding MIT domain-containing protein 1 isoform X6; this translates as MARLRPESAAAVAIITRATELDSECKYSQALVCYQEGLDLLMQELRGTKDDAQKRLLRKKISTYMERAENIKKYLDQEKEDGKYHKQIKIEENATGFSYESLFQEYLNETVTEVWVEDPYIRQSHQLYNFLRFCEMLIKKPCKVKTIHLLTSLAVGNERMQQSGLEEIKESLRKYGVLLELEYSSSIHDREIRLVHGNIITQLQYICRIT
- the MITD1 gene encoding MIT domain-containing protein 1 isoform X1; amino-acid sequence: MARLRPESAAAVAIITRATELDSECKYSQALVCYQEGLDLLMQELRGTKDDAQKRLLRKKISTYMERAENIKKYLDQEKEDGKYHKQIKIEENATGFSYESLFQEYLNETVTEVWVEDPYIRQSHQLYNFLRFCEMLIKKPCKVKTIHLLTSLAVGNERMQQSGLEEIKESLRKYGVLLELEYSSSIHDREIRGQSLLPPHLTVFTEALRRGCVESPSQLRAELRQQKTSGTQPQPCSSLLSTCLDELHAERNQQRNPGVWDLGLRSPSLLGSELGLFCPDLPFSSS